A single Bifidobacterium scardovii JCM 12489 = DSM 13734 DNA region contains:
- a CDS encoding NUDIX domain-containing protein: MSTNETYRRFDPWRVSPVREESRHQIVESHYFNVDRVAFSSPQVGQFERYILHENNGDTVGVLALTDDGRIPFIEQYRVPTHRWTLEIPAGHANAPSEKPLDVAVRKLREEAGYEAKKFTQFSRFINTPSFSSQHTALFAATGLTPTSRGDFGPETPRSDVRLLTTDEAYEMVVNGTIIDAKSIIAVLRLRCAPDHLFDEV, translated from the coding sequence ATGAGCACCAATGAGACGTACCGCCGGTTCGACCCCTGGCGCGTGTCCCCCGTCCGGGAGGAATCCCGCCATCAGATCGTCGAGAGCCACTATTTCAACGTCGATCGCGTGGCCTTCTCCTCGCCGCAGGTCGGCCAGTTCGAGCGCTACATCCTGCATGAGAACAACGGCGACACGGTCGGCGTGCTGGCGCTGACCGACGACGGCCGGATCCCGTTCATCGAGCAGTACCGCGTCCCGACCCACCGCTGGACGCTGGAAATCCCGGCCGGGCACGCCAACGCCCCCAGCGAGAAGCCTTTGGACGTGGCCGTCCGCAAGCTGCGCGAGGAGGCCGGGTACGAGGCCAAGAAGTTCACCCAGTTCTCGCGGTTCATCAACACGCCGAGCTTCTCCTCGCAGCATACGGCCCTGTTCGCGGCGACCGGGCTCACCCCGACGAGCCGCGGCGATTTCGGCCCGGAAACGCCGCGCTCCGACGTGCGCCTGCTCACCACGGACGAGGCCTACGAGATGGTGGTCAACGGCACGATCATCGACGCGAAGTCGATCATCGCGGTGTTGCGCCTGAGGTGCGCGCCGGATCATCTGTTCGACGAGGTCTGA
- the coaE gene encoding dephospho-CoA kinase (Dephospho-CoA kinase (CoaE) performs the final step in coenzyme A biosynthesis.) codes for MAVMMRVGLTGGIAAGKSTVAARLGALGACVIGYDELAREVVAPGGVGLRRIAAAFGPDALRGDGSLDRAWMAGHVFGASAPAGARERLDAIEHPLIYEAAARLEREAADHGTPIVVHDVPLLAEVIDVIPFRFDHIVTVEAPEDVRIARMTGERGMSLEQAVGRIRHQSSESERRAIADVVIDSTQPIEQMFDVVDRLYASWKE; via the coding sequence GTGGCTGTGATGATGAGAGTTGGGCTGACCGGCGGGATCGCCGCGGGCAAAAGCACGGTGGCGGCGCGGTTGGGCGCCTTGGGCGCATGCGTGATCGGCTACGACGAGCTGGCCCGCGAGGTCGTGGCCCCCGGCGGCGTCGGTCTGCGGCGTATCGCCGCCGCGTTCGGTCCGGACGCGTTGCGCGGGGACGGGAGCCTTGACCGCGCGTGGATGGCCGGGCATGTGTTCGGCGCGTCCGCGCCGGCCGGCGCGCGGGAGCGGCTGGACGCGATCGAGCATCCGCTGATCTACGAGGCGGCGGCCCGTCTGGAGCGCGAGGCCGCGGACCATGGCACGCCGATCGTGGTGCACGACGTGCCGTTGCTGGCGGAGGTGATCGATGTGATCCCGTTCCGATTCGACCATATTGTGACGGTCGAGGCTCCCGAGGACGTGCGGATCGCGCGCATGACGGGGGAGCGGGGCATGAGCCTCGAGCAGGCCGTAGGCCGGATCCGGCACCAATCCAGCGAGTCCGAGCGCCGGGCGATCGCGGACGTCGTGATCGATTCGACACAGCCGATCGAACAAATGTTCGATGTGGTTGATAGGCTATATGCAAGCTGGAAGGAGTAA
- a CDS encoding ANTAR domain-containing response regulator, producing MTARKNTSEAPEALEAVLTEDELKAAAQGEDPAAEAEPAGETQDENRVRTVVVAEDESVNRMDLVAMLEDNGYQVVGEAANGEEAVELTRKFRPDVVCMDVKMPRMDGIAAAGVICDENIAPVVMLTAFSQPDLVKQATGAGAMAYVTKPYEESKLLPALEVAMGRFAEINDLLDNVERSENKLRDAQEQLKKTEEQLKKAEDTLEERKLVDRAKGLLMDKADFSEQGAFRWIQKTSMDQRIPKKRLAMAIIAKYGDPKPESTDD from the coding sequence ATGACTGCAAGGAAAAACACCTCGGAAGCACCGGAGGCGTTGGAAGCGGTGTTGACGGAAGATGAGCTGAAGGCGGCGGCCCAGGGTGAGGATCCGGCTGCCGAGGCCGAGCCGGCCGGCGAGACGCAGGATGAGAACCGCGTCCGCACCGTCGTCGTGGCCGAGGACGAATCCGTCAACCGCATGGACCTGGTCGCCATGCTCGAGGACAACGGCTATCAGGTCGTCGGCGAGGCGGCCAATGGCGAGGAGGCCGTCGAGCTGACCCGCAAGTTCCGTCCCGACGTCGTGTGCATGGACGTCAAGATGCCGCGCATGGACGGCATCGCCGCCGCAGGCGTGATCTGCGACGAGAACATCGCCCCGGTGGTCATGCTCACCGCGTTCTCCCAGCCCGATCTGGTCAAGCAGGCCACCGGCGCCGGTGCCATGGCGTATGTGACCAAGCCGTACGAGGAGTCCAAGCTGCTGCCGGCGCTGGAAGTCGCGATGGGCCGCTTCGCCGAGATCAACGACCTGCTCGACAACGTCGAGCGCAGCGAGAACAAGCTGCGCGACGCCCAGGAGCAGCTCAAGAAGACCGAGGAGCAGCTCAAGAAGGCCGAGGACACGCTCGAGGAGCGCAAGCTGGTCGACCGCGCTAAGGGCCTGCTCATGGATAAGGCAGACTTCTCCGAGCAGGGCGCCTTCCGCTGGATCCAGAAGACCTCGATGGATCAGCGCATCCCGAAGAAGCGTCTGGCCATGGCCATCATCGCCAAGTACGGTGATCCCAAGCCGGAAAGCACCGATGACTGA
- the uvrB gene encoding excinuclease ABC subunit UvrB: protein MGFNIERTNKPFVVKSPYRPSGDQPQAIEELATRIENGENDVVLMGATGTGKTATTAWLIERLQRPTLIIEPNKTLAAQLCAEFRELMPDNAVSYFVSYYDYYQPEAYIPQTDTYIEKDSNINDDVERLRHAATANLLTRRDCVVVATVSCIYGLGTPEEYAGRMLFLKEGQQIERDQLLRQFVAMQYKRNDIAFTRGTFRVRGDTVEIIPVYEELAIRIEFFGDEIDRISTLHPLTGDVIDHESEVHIFPASHYVAGPERMERALKTIQAELDQRVAELRKQGKELEAQRLTMRTTYDLEMLSQVGVCSGVENYSRHFDGRAAGTPPHTLLDFFPDDFLLVIDESHVTVPQIGAMYEGDASRKRTLVDFGFRLPSAMDNRPLKWPEFLDRVGQTVYLSATPGDYELGLSDGVVEQIIRPTGLVDPKIEVRPTEGQIDDLLAEIKDRVARDERTLVTTLTKKMAEDLTDYLLERGIKVEYLHSDVDTLRRVELLRELREGKIDVIVGINLLREGLDLPEVSLVAILDADKEGFLRSYRSLIQTIGRAARNVSGTVLMYADEMTDAMHKAIDETERRRDKQIAYNKEHGIDPKPLIKKISDVNDMLAKEDVDTQTLLAGGYRNAGKAGNTHLGVPSLDKDEADKRHEEILKAGLPAQDLADLIRQMSEQMHTAAEQLQFELAARLRDEIRDLKKELRQMTEANK from the coding sequence ATGGGATTCAACATCGAGCGGACGAACAAACCTTTCGTCGTCAAGTCGCCGTATCGGCCCTCCGGTGACCAGCCGCAGGCCATCGAGGAGCTCGCCACGCGCATCGAGAACGGCGAGAACGACGTGGTGCTCATGGGCGCCACCGGCACCGGCAAGACCGCCACCACCGCATGGCTGATCGAGCGGCTGCAGCGGCCCACGCTCATCATCGAGCCGAACAAGACCCTTGCCGCGCAGCTGTGCGCCGAGTTCCGCGAGCTCATGCCCGACAACGCGGTCAGCTATTTCGTGTCCTACTACGACTACTACCAGCCGGAGGCGTACATCCCGCAGACCGACACCTACATCGAGAAGGACTCGAACATCAACGACGATGTGGAGCGCCTGCGCCATGCCGCCACCGCCAACCTGCTCACGCGGCGCGACTGCGTGGTCGTGGCCACCGTCTCGTGCATCTATGGCCTGGGCACGCCGGAGGAATACGCGGGGCGCATGCTCTTCCTCAAGGAGGGTCAGCAGATCGAGCGCGACCAGCTGCTGCGCCAGTTCGTCGCCATGCAGTACAAGCGCAACGACATCGCGTTCACGCGCGGCACCTTCCGCGTGCGCGGCGACACCGTCGAGATCATCCCCGTATACGAGGAGTTGGCGATCCGCATCGAGTTCTTCGGCGACGAGATCGACCGCATCTCCACCCTGCACCCGCTGACGGGCGATGTGATCGACCATGAGAGCGAAGTGCACATCTTCCCGGCCTCGCACTATGTGGCCGGGCCGGAGCGCATGGAACGCGCGCTGAAGACCATCCAGGCCGAGCTGGACCAGCGCGTGGCCGAACTGCGCAAGCAGGGCAAGGAGCTGGAGGCGCAGCGCCTGACCATGCGCACCACCTACGATCTGGAGATGCTCTCCCAGGTGGGCGTGTGCTCGGGCGTGGAGAACTATTCGCGGCACTTCGACGGTCGTGCGGCCGGTACACCGCCGCATACGCTGCTCGACTTCTTCCCCGACGATTTTCTGTTGGTCATCGACGAGTCCCATGTCACCGTGCCCCAGATCGGCGCGATGTACGAGGGGGATGCCTCCCGAAAGCGCACGCTCGTCGACTTCGGCTTCCGGCTGCCCTCGGCGATGGACAACCGGCCGCTCAAATGGCCGGAATTCCTCGACCGCGTCGGGCAGACCGTCTACCTGTCCGCCACGCCCGGCGACTATGAGCTGGGCCTGTCCGACGGGGTCGTCGAGCAGATCATCAGGCCGACCGGTCTGGTCGATCCGAAGATCGAGGTACGCCCGACCGAGGGGCAGATCGACGATCTGCTCGCCGAGATCAAGGACCGCGTCGCCAGGGACGAGCGCACGCTGGTCACCACGCTCACCAAGAAGATGGCCGAGGATCTGACCGACTATCTGCTCGAGCGAGGCATCAAGGTCGAGTACCTGCATTCCGATGTCGACACGCTGCGGCGCGTCGAGCTGCTGCGCGAGCTGCGCGAGGGCAAGATCGACGTGATCGTGGGCATCAACCTGCTGCGCGAGGGCCTGGATCTGCCGGAGGTGTCGCTGGTGGCGATCCTCGACGCCGACAAGGAGGGCTTCCTGCGCTCCTACCGTTCGCTCATCCAGACGATCGGCCGCGCCGCCCGCAACGTGTCGGGCACCGTGCTCATGTACGCCGACGAGATGACCGACGCGATGCACAAGGCCATCGACGAGACCGAACGCCGCCGCGACAAGCAGATCGCCTACAACAAGGAGCACGGCATCGACCCCAAGCCGCTGATCAAAAAGATCAGCGACGTCAACGACATGCTCGCCAAGGAGGACGTCGACACGCAGACCCTGCTGGCCGGCGGCTACCGCAACGCCGGCAAGGCGGGCAACACGCATCTTGGCGTGCCGAGCCTCGACAAGGACGAGGCCGACAAGCGGCACGAGGAGATCCTCAAGGCCGGTCTGCCCGCACAGGATCTGGCCGATCTGATCCGCCAGATGAGCGAGCAGATGCACACCGCCGCCGAACAGCTCCAGTTCGAGCTCGCCGCCCGCCTGCGCGACGAGATCCGAGACCTCAAAAAAGAACTCCGTCAAATGACGGAGGCGAATAAGTGA
- the pyk gene encoding pyruvate kinase, producing the protein MRKAKIVDTIGPASEDYDELLKLVEAGMDVARLNRSHGTPEDHLRVYNNVRKAGKETGRNVAALVDLQGPKIRCGWFKKNAEGEDKVQLKLGQEFVITTDDVEGDEHITSTTFKGLPGDCHPGDPILIDDGKVRLEVTEVEGNNVHTKVVVAGPVSSHKGINLPGVAVSLPALTEKDEADLRWAIRTGADIIAMSFVRFATDIDRAHEIMDEEGRRIPIVAKIEKPQALENLEDIVKAFDGVMAARGDMAVECPLEEVPLATKRIIELARQYAKPVIVATEVLGSMVNSPVPTRAEASDCANAVLDGADATMTSNETAVGKYPDVTVDTMSRISGYATDHGFDRIPELKNLDMSSTGAVSSAAVDLADKLNAKAIVAYTQTGNTVHRVSRERPAAPIYGLTNNEHTYHWLALSWGTEAFLLSEDYHDKTRRDLMTFTDKVLKEAGKVSDGDKIVVLSSAQGEHAAGSTDTIYVHTVGNNE; encoded by the coding sequence ATGCGTAAAGCCAAGATCGTAGATACCATCGGTCCCGCTAGCGAGGATTACGACGAGCTCCTGAAGCTCGTCGAAGCCGGTATGGACGTCGCTCGTCTGAACCGCTCCCACGGCACCCCCGAGGATCACCTGCGCGTGTACAACAACGTGCGCAAGGCCGGCAAGGAGACGGGCCGCAACGTGGCCGCCCTGGTCGACCTGCAGGGACCGAAGATCCGCTGCGGCTGGTTCAAGAAGAACGCCGAGGGTGAGGACAAGGTCCAGCTCAAGCTGGGCCAGGAGTTCGTCATCACCACCGACGACGTCGAGGGCGACGAGCACATCACCTCCACCACCTTCAAGGGCCTGCCGGGCGATTGCCACCCGGGCGACCCGATCCTGATCGACGACGGCAAGGTCCGTCTTGAGGTCACCGAGGTCGAGGGAAACAACGTGCACACCAAGGTCGTCGTGGCCGGCCCCGTGTCCTCCCACAAGGGCATCAACCTGCCGGGCGTCGCCGTGAGCCTGCCCGCCCTGACCGAGAAGGACGAGGCCGACCTGCGCTGGGCCATCCGCACCGGCGCCGACATCATCGCCATGTCCTTCGTGCGTTTCGCCACCGACATCGACCGCGCCCACGAGATCATGGACGAGGAAGGCCGCCGCATCCCGATCGTCGCCAAGATCGAGAAGCCGCAGGCCCTGGAGAACCTCGAGGACATCGTGAAGGCCTTCGACGGCGTCATGGCCGCCCGTGGCGACATGGCCGTCGAGTGCCCGCTGGAAGAGGTCCCGCTGGCCACCAAGCGCATCATTGAGCTGGCCCGTCAGTACGCCAAGCCGGTCATCGTGGCCACCGAGGTCCTCGGCTCCATGGTCAACTCCCCGGTGCCGACCCGCGCCGAGGCTTCCGACTGCGCCAACGCCGTCCTCGACGGCGCCGACGCCACCATGACCTCCAACGAGACCGCCGTCGGCAAGTACCCGGACGTCACCGTGGACACCATGTCCCGCATCTCCGGCTACGCCACCGACCACGGCTTCGACCGCATCCCGGAGCTCAAGAACCTCGACATGTCCTCCACCGGCGCCGTCTCCTCCGCCGCCGTGGACCTGGCCGACAAGCTCAACGCCAAGGCCATCGTCGCCTACACCCAGACCGGCAACACCGTGCACCGCGTGTCCCGCGAGCGCCCGGCCGCCCCGATCTACGGCCTGACCAACAACGAGCACACCTACCACTGGCTGGCTCTGTCCTGGGGCACCGAGGCGTTCCTGCTCAGCGAGGACTACCACGACAAGACCCGCCGCGACCTCATGACCTTCACCGACAAGGTCCTCAAGGAAGCTGGCAAGGTCTCCGATGGCGACAAGATCGTCGTGCTGAGCTCCGCTCAGGGCGAGCACGCCGCCGGCAGCACCGACACGATCTACGTGCACACGGTCGGCAACAACGAGTGA
- a CDS encoding TerC family protein codes for MSETPVAFMIATFVVLAAFFIVDLFVIGRKPHVPTTKECVQHIAFFVVTALIFGGLIWAVAGSKPAVEFYSGWLTEYSLSVDNLFVFVIIMSNFAVPKVLQKYVLSVGITVALILRGIFILIGAALIERFTWIFFIFGVFLIVTAVKLVAGGDDDEEYHENGIIKALRKVMKISDEYDGEKLRTVKNGVKYFTPMLVVFLAIGTTDVMFAFDSIPAIFGLTKDPFIVFTSNVFALLGLQQLYFLLGALLDKLVYLPLGLSVVLGFIGIKLIMEALHGNSLPFLNGGHPIEWVPEVPTWLSLAVIIVSLGTAAIASVLKMRAIESSSDAAR; via the coding sequence ATGTCTGAAACCCCTGTTGCTTTTATGATCGCCACTTTTGTGGTACTCGCCGCATTCTTCATCGTCGATCTGTTCGTCATCGGGCGCAAGCCGCATGTGCCGACCACCAAGGAATGCGTGCAGCACATCGCGTTCTTCGTGGTGACGGCGCTGATCTTCGGCGGCCTGATCTGGGCGGTCGCCGGCTCCAAGCCGGCCGTGGAATTCTATTCCGGCTGGCTCACCGAATACTCGCTGAGCGTGGACAACCTGTTCGTCTTCGTCATCATCATGTCGAACTTCGCCGTGCCGAAGGTCCTGCAGAAGTACGTGCTGTCGGTCGGCATCACCGTGGCGCTGATCCTGCGCGGCATCTTCATCCTCATCGGCGCGGCCCTGATCGAGCGCTTCACCTGGATCTTCTTCATCTTCGGCGTGTTCCTCATCGTCACCGCCGTCAAGCTCGTCGCGGGCGGCGACGATGACGAGGAATACCACGAGAACGGCATCATCAAGGCCCTGCGCAAGGTGATGAAGATCTCCGACGAGTACGACGGTGAGAAGCTGCGCACGGTGAAGAACGGCGTCAAGTACTTCACCCCGATGCTGGTCGTGTTCCTCGCGATCGGCACCACCGACGTGATGTTCGCCTTCGATTCGATCCCCGCCATCTTCGGCCTGACCAAGGATCCGTTCATCGTGTTCACGTCGAACGTCTTCGCGCTGCTCGGCTTGCAGCAGCTCTACTTCCTGCTCGGCGCGCTGCTCGACAAGCTCGTCTATCTGCCGCTTGGCCTGTCCGTGGTGCTCGGGTTCATCGGCATCAAGCTGATCATGGAGGCGCTGCACGGCAATTCCCTGCCGTTCCTCAACGGGGGGCACCCGATCGAATGGGTCCCCGAGGTGCCGACCTGGTTGTCGCTGGCCGTGATCATCGTGTCGCTGGGCACCGCGGCGATCGCGAGCGTGTTGAAGATGCGTGCGATCGAATCGTCGTCCGACGCTGCGCGCTGA
- the polA gene encoding DNA polymerase I has translation MTESANASDSRGTLLVVDGHSLAFRAFFALPVENFSTEAGQATNAVWGFATMLSQVIDAERPDRLAVAFDVKGGTFRNQMLPQYKGTREAAPEELLTQLPLIQRMLKALGVTYIEKPGYEGDDVIGTLATLGDRAGYRTLVLSGDRDAFQLIDDNVTVLYPGHHFKDLKHMTPQAVEEKYHVAPAQYPDLAALRGETADNIPGVPGVGDGFAAKWINQYGGLDGIIAHADEIGGKKGEALRANIDQVRLNRKVNALVRDIDLGVDVDDLTYGAFDADEVDRLFKTLEFGKRTRSKVLKSFNGGQRPELTPAQGGGEFRDDAPDNALAMPELTVAGGAEDLEEWIGRHMADRAPEPDARDGKDAAADAGASRSDGLMARSWVLLARGDARPGRASLSRLMLLSGGHALLVEAPFDERTAESLQRLLDRCHATAIVHGYKEHLHLLAAGGLTMGLPLFDTKLAGYLAHPDFHADTLEQAAAHFLDLHIEEEQHATQGLLDLDENDAASGSDDDLHGPMLSHIAIVRALADTLTPMLRRREQFHLLETIELPVSRVLGGMESAGAQVDGQRLVDMRDQFSAGARQAQEMAWDAAGSRVNLQSPKQLQKVLFEDLGLKPTKRTKSGSYTTNASVLQDLYVRYADDERASGFLGALLRHRETNKLKQIVQTLIDATNPADGRIHTTFEQTVAATGRLSSVDPNLQNIPNRNAAGREIRSAFVPGDGYVSLLSCDYSQVELRIMADRSGDEALIEAFRSGADFHKYVASLVYGVPVDQISADQRSHVKAMSYGLAYGLSTYGLAQQLKISPTQADVLKSKYFATFGKVHDYLESLVADARRQGYTETMFGRRRYFPGLGSPNRNVREAAERAALNAPIQGSAADIMKIAMVRAEQALRGAGAASRIILQIHDELVVEIAPGEAEQVGALVADAMEHAVDLSVPLDVSTGLGDDWQLAAH, from the coding sequence ATGACTGAGTCCGCAAACGCATCCGATTCGCGCGGAACGCTGCTGGTCGTTGACGGCCACTCGCTGGCGTTCCGCGCTTTTTTCGCTCTTCCCGTCGAAAACTTCAGCACCGAGGCCGGCCAGGCCACGAACGCGGTGTGGGGTTTCGCGACCATGCTGTCCCAGGTCATCGACGCGGAGCGGCCCGACCGTCTCGCCGTGGCGTTCGACGTCAAGGGCGGCACCTTCCGCAACCAGATGCTGCCCCAGTACAAGGGCACGCGCGAGGCGGCGCCCGAGGAGCTGCTCACCCAGCTGCCGCTGATCCAGCGCATGCTCAAGGCCCTCGGCGTGACCTATATCGAAAAGCCCGGCTATGAGGGCGACGACGTGATCGGCACGCTCGCCACGCTGGGCGACCGGGCCGGCTACCGCACGCTGGTGCTGTCCGGCGACCGCGACGCCTTCCAGCTGATCGACGACAACGTCACCGTGCTGTATCCGGGGCACCATTTCAAGGACCTCAAGCACATGACGCCGCAGGCCGTCGAGGAGAAATACCATGTGGCGCCCGCCCAGTACCCGGATCTGGCCGCGCTGCGCGGCGAGACGGCCGACAACATCCCCGGCGTGCCGGGCGTCGGCGACGGGTTCGCCGCCAAGTGGATCAACCAGTACGGCGGCCTCGACGGCATCATCGCGCACGCCGACGAGATCGGCGGCAAGAAGGGCGAGGCCCTGCGCGCCAACATCGACCAGGTGCGCCTCAACCGCAAGGTCAACGCGCTGGTGCGCGACATCGACCTTGGCGTGGACGTGGACGACCTGACCTACGGCGCCTTCGACGCCGACGAGGTCGACCGCCTGTTCAAGACGCTCGAATTCGGCAAGCGCACGCGCTCCAAGGTGCTCAAATCCTTCAACGGCGGCCAGCGACCGGAGCTCACGCCGGCGCAGGGCGGCGGCGAATTCCGGGACGACGCGCCGGACAACGCGCTCGCCATGCCCGAGCTGACCGTCGCCGGCGGCGCCGAGGACCTGGAGGAGTGGATCGGTCGCCATATGGCGGATCGCGCTCCCGAGCCCGACGCCCGGGACGGGAAGGACGCGGCGGCCGACGCCGGCGCATCCCGGTCCGACGGCCTGATGGCGCGTTCGTGGGTATTGCTGGCCCGCGGCGACGCCCGACCGGGGCGCGCCTCGCTGTCGCGGCTGATGCTGCTGTCCGGCGGCCACGCGCTGCTGGTCGAGGCGCCGTTCGACGAGCGGACCGCCGAATCGCTGCAGCGCCTGCTCGACCGCTGCCACGCCACGGCGATCGTGCACGGCTACAAGGAGCACCTGCACCTGCTGGCGGCCGGCGGCCTGACCATGGGCCTGCCCCTGTTCGACACCAAGCTCGCCGGCTACCTCGCGCACCCCGACTTCCACGCGGACACGCTCGAGCAGGCGGCCGCGCATTTCCTCGACCTGCATATCGAGGAGGAGCAGCATGCGACGCAGGGGCTGCTCGACCTGGACGAGAACGACGCCGCGAGCGGTTCGGACGACGACCTCCACGGGCCGATGCTGTCGCATATCGCGATCGTGCGCGCGCTGGCCGACACGCTGACGCCCATGCTGCGCCGCCGCGAGCAGTTCCACCTGCTCGAGACGATCGAGCTGCCGGTGTCCCGCGTGCTGGGCGGCATGGAAAGCGCCGGTGCGCAGGTCGACGGCCAGCGACTCGTCGACATGCGCGACCAGTTCTCCGCCGGCGCGCGCCAGGCCCAGGAGATGGCGTGGGACGCGGCCGGCAGCCGCGTGAACCTGCAGAGCCCCAAGCAGCTGCAGAAGGTGCTGTTCGAGGATCTGGGGCTCAAGCCGACCAAGCGCACGAAATCCGGCTCGTACACGACCAACGCCTCCGTGCTGCAGGACCTGTACGTCAGATACGCGGACGACGAGCGCGCCAGCGGCTTCCTTGGCGCGCTGCTGCGGCACCGCGAGACCAACAAGCTCAAGCAGATCGTCCAGACGCTCATCGACGCGACCAATCCCGCGGACGGGCGCATCCACACCACCTTCGAACAGACCGTGGCGGCGACCGGGCGCCTGAGTTCGGTCGACCCGAACCTGCAGAACATCCCCAACCGCAACGCGGCCGGCCGGGAGATCCGCTCGGCGTTCGTGCCCGGCGACGGCTACGTCTCACTGCTCAGCTGCGACTATTCGCAGGTCGAGCTGCGCATCATGGCCGACCGCTCCGGCGACGAGGCGCTCATCGAGGCGTTCCGTTCCGGCGCCGATTTCCACAAGTACGTGGCCTCGCTGGTCTACGGCGTGCCCGTGGACCAGATCAGCGCCGACCAGCGCAGCCACGTCAAGGCGATGAGCTACGGCCTCGCCTACGGCCTGAGCACCTATGGCCTCGCGCAGCAGCTCAAGATCAGCCCGACGCAGGCCGACGTGCTCAAAAGCAAGTACTTCGCCACCTTCGGCAAGGTGCACGACTACCTCGAATCCTTGGTGGCCGACGCGCGCAGGCAGGGCTACACGGAGACGATGTTCGGCCGGCGCCGCTACTTCCCGGGGCTCGGCTCGCCGAACCGCAACGTGCGTGAGGCCGCCGAACGCGCCGCGCTCAACGCGCCGATCCAGGGTTCGGCCGCCGACATCATGAAGATCGCGATGGTCCGCGCCGAGCAGGCGCTGCGCGGGGCCGGCGCCGCCAGCCGCATCATCCTGCAGATCCACGACGAACTCGTGGTGGAGATCGCCCCCGGCGAGGCCGAGCAGGTCGGCGCGCTGGTGGCCGACGCCATGGAGCACGCGGTCGACCTGTCCGTGCCGCTCGACGTGTCCACCGGCCTCGGCGACGACTGGCAGCTCGCCGCGCACTGA
- a CDS encoding Nif3-like dinuclear metal center hexameric protein yields the protein MTTLKQAVDVLETLYPLRYAEEWDEPGLIVGDLAAPVTRIAFAADPTAAVVGEAVARGADLLVCHHPLLFRSVHQVSGAGVRGDIVRTLYRNDCALWVGHTNADAAYRGVGQAAADRFGLIDQHPLVPIRDESAAAAGHEAGLGRVGRLPGAMPFEAFARRVAEVLPHTELGVQACGPLGQMVETVAVLPGSGDSLFDEVRAAGVDVYVTSDLRHHPATDAIEQARYEARMRADGIMIGSGDARVRPLLVNTPHSAIESLWFDYALEDVPRAIEAATGERPAAERIRMNTDPWNLTIAPSGAGR from the coding sequence ATGACCACGCTCAAGCAGGCCGTCGACGTGCTGGAGACCCTGTACCCGCTGCGCTACGCGGAGGAGTGGGACGAACCCGGGCTGATCGTCGGCGATCTGGCGGCGCCGGTCACGCGCATCGCGTTCGCCGCCGACCCGACCGCCGCCGTGGTCGGCGAGGCGGTCGCGCGCGGCGCCGACCTGCTGGTGTGCCACCATCCGCTGCTGTTTCGTTCCGTGCATCAGGTGTCCGGGGCGGGCGTGCGCGGCGACATCGTGCGCACCCTGTACCGCAACGACTGCGCGCTGTGGGTCGGCCACACGAACGCCGACGCGGCCTATCGCGGCGTCGGGCAGGCGGCCGCCGACCGGTTCGGCCTGATCGACCAGCATCCGCTGGTGCCGATCCGCGACGAATCCGCCGCTGCGGCCGGGCACGAGGCGGGGCTCGGGCGTGTCGGGCGGCTGCCCGGGGCGATGCCCTTCGAGGCGTTCGCGCGCCGCGTGGCCGAGGTGCTGCCGCATACCGAGCTTGGAGTGCAGGCGTGCGGACCGCTCGGCCAGATGGTCGAGACCGTGGCCGTGCTGCCCGGCTCCGGCGATTCGCTGTTCGACGAGGTGCGCGCCGCCGGCGTCGACGTGTACGTGACCAGCGACCTGCGCCACCATCCGGCCACCGACGCGATCGAGCAGGCGCGCTACGAGGCGAGGATGCGCGCGGACGGCATCATGATCGGCTCGGGCGACGCGCGCGTGCGCCCGCTGCTCGTCAACACGCCGCACTCCGCCATCGAATCGCTGTGGTTCGACTATGCGCTCGAGGACGTGCCCCGGGCGATCGAGGCGGCGACCGGCGAGCGGCCCGCCGCCGAGCGGATCCGCATGAACACGGATCCGTGGAACCTGACCATCGCGCCGTCCGGCGCCGGCCGGTGA